Proteins encoded by one window of Salvia splendens isolate huo1 chromosome 14, SspV2, whole genome shotgun sequence:
- the LOC121764338 gene encoding uncharacterized protein LOC121764338 — translation MPPRRRRGPRVENNVGEQTEGSVGNPPPPPPPPLPQPNEMEYIKAFRKENPPKFDGLGEPPKAEAWVRDIERIFEFMGRTDRERLACVTYHLTGPADFWWETKKRTMDPARREALTWEDFKEEVYNKYVPESYRRAKVVEFHTLKQGSMTVTEYDRALCEMTRYAPELVDTDEKMAAKFRSGLRTEIRVAVASRRGIPYSENHGRQIVPQQRGNPQRTPYCNRCSKHHVGECRVGGIQCYA, via the exons ATGCCCCCGAGACGTAGACGTGGTCCGCGTGTGGAGAACAATGTGGGGGAGCAGACAGAAGGAAGTGTCGGCAatccacccccgcctccaccaccacctctaccccaaccaaacgaAATGGAGTATATCAAAGCCTTTCGCAAAGAGAACCCACCCAAATTCGACGGGTTGGGAGAGCCCCCGAAGGCGGAGGCATGGGTGCGCGATATTGAGCGTATCTTTGAGTTCATGGGACGCACGGACAGAGAACGTCTGGCCTGCGTGACTTATCACCTGACAGGACCTgctgacttttggtgggaaacAAAGAAGAGAACCATGGACCCCGCTCGCCGTGAGGCGCTTACTTGGGAGGATTTTAAGGAAGAGGTGTACAACAAGTATGTTCCGGAAAGTTATCGGCGGGCGAAGGTAGTGGAGTTCCACACGTTGAAGCAAGGAAGTATGACGGTCACAGAGTACGACCGCGCCCTATGTGAGATGACTCGTTATGCGCCAGAATTGGTGGAtacagacgagaagatggctgCGAAGTTCCGTTCTGGCCTTAGGACAGAGATAAGGGTCGCAGTGGCTAGTCGGaggggaattccttattccgAG AATCATGGGCGCCAAATTGTGCCACAGCAGAGGGGAAACCCACAGAGAACACCCTACTGTAATCGGTGCTCCAAGCATCATGTTGGGGAGTGCCGAGTTGGAGGCATTCAGTGTTATGCCTGA
- the LOC121763525 gene encoding uncharacterized protein LOC121763525: MALLPSKGVVISVPTLVLSAAAFAILLFFLLSASSPASVPCSCSTPTGDYSSKISGEHVSTSAEDIDWLKSRVEANGLHMQQNILRKGINPRTRQQQLQDLLHFKGISHYEGEDANNHTALPCPGELLVEEHHSNYGEPWAGGRDVFEFLAESAHVTPNSKVLEIGCGTLRVGLHFIRYLDPEHYHCLERDELSLMAALRYELPSQGLLYKRPLIVRGEDMDFSKFGSDTVYDLIYASAVFLHMPDKLVWTGLERLVGHLKPLEGRIFVSHNVKFCSRLGGEECTKRLTNLGLEYKGKHTHDSLLFNHYEIWFEFRRFKA; the protein is encoded by the coding sequence ATGGCACTGCTTCCATCAAAGGGAGTGGTCATTTCAGTTCCCACGCTAGTTCTGTCAGCTGCAGCTTTTGCGATCCTCCTATTCTTCTTGCTCTCAGCCAGCTCACCCGCTTCCGTTCCTTGCTCTTGCTCCACCCCGACTGGGGACTACAGCAGTAAGATAAGTGGAGAGCATGTTTCAACGTCAGCTGAGGACATAGATTGGTTGAAGAGTCGTGTCGAAGCGAATGGATTACATATGCAGCAGAACATTCTACGTAAGGGCATAAACCCACGCACTCGTCAACAGCAGCTCCAGGATCTTCTTCACTTCAAAGGCATATCTCACTATGAAGGAGAAGATGCTAATAACCATACTGCCCTCCCTTGTCCCGGTGAGCTGCTTGTAGAAGAACACCACAGCAATTATGGGGAGCCTTGGGCAGGAGGAAGGGATGTATTTGAATTTCTTGCAGAGTCTGCCCACGTCACACCAAATTCAAAAGTTCTTGAGATCGGGTGTGGCACACTTCGTGTTGGCCTGCATTTCATACGGTACTTAGATCCAGAGCACTACCATTGCCTAGAAAGGGACGAGCTCTCTCTAATGGCTGCACTGCGCTATGAGCTTCCATCACAAGGCTTGCTGTATAAGCGTCCTCTGATTGTAAGAGGCGAAGACATGGATTTCAGTAAGTTTGGTTCTGATACCGTGTACGATTTGATATATGCCAGTGCTGTTTTCCTCCACATGCCCGACAAGCTCGTCTGGACAGGCCTGGAGCGGTTAGTGGGTCACCTGAAGCCTCTAGAAGGTCGAATCTTTGTCTCACACAACGTCAAATTCTGCTCTCGATTGGGAGGTGAAGAATGCACGAAAAGGCTGACTAATCTGGGCCTAGAATATAAAGGCAAGCATACTCATGATAGTTTGCTCTTCAACCACTACGAGATATGGTTCGAGTTCAGGCGATTTAAGGCTTAA